The Desulfovibrio sp. TomC genome includes a window with the following:
- the nuoH gene encoding NADH-quinone oxidoreductase subunit NuoH → MDIVLGVLVMLVKMAVVLAVALGLAAYMILLERKLLGRFQVRYGPNRVGLFGLLQPLADGLKMLLKEDIIPDGVDRRIFLVAPAVVAGTALCAFAVVPFGDGLTLFGHAVPQVIVDSNVGLLMVLALSSLAVYGLALGAWTSDNKYSLLGGIRGAAQMISYELALGLSLVPVVMHARSLSLADIVAAQSGLPFALCEPVAFAIFIIGSLAETKRIPFDLPEAENELQAGFHTEYSGMRFALFFVGEYVNMVLLGAVTAVFFLGGWHGPFLPPIVWLAVKVLAVPVFLIWTRASLPRLRYDQLMALGWKALVPLALLNILVTGALLVLNA, encoded by the coding sequence ATGGACATCGTGCTCGGCGTTCTTGTCATGCTGGTCAAAATGGCCGTGGTCCTGGCCGTGGCCCTGGGTCTGGCCGCCTACATGATCCTCTTGGAACGAAAGCTCCTCGGCCGGTTCCAGGTCCGCTACGGTCCCAACCGGGTCGGCCTTTTCGGCCTGCTTCAGCCCCTGGCCGACGGCCTCAAGATGCTTTTAAAGGAAGACATCATCCCCGACGGCGTGGACCGGCGCATCTTTCTCGTCGCCCCGGCCGTGGTGGCCGGCACGGCGCTTTGCGCCTTTGCCGTGGTGCCCTTTGGCGACGGCCTGACCCTTTTTGGCCACGCCGTGCCCCAGGTCATTGTCGATTCCAACGTGGGCCTGCTCATGGTGTTGGCCCTGTCGTCCCTGGCCGTCTACGGTCTGGCCCTTGGGGCCTGGACGTCGGACAACAAGTACAGCCTCCTTGGCGGCATTCGCGGCGCAGCCCAGATGATCAGCTACGAACTCGCCCTTGGCCTGTCGCTCGTGCCCGTGGTCATGCACGCCCGGTCGCTGTCGCTTGCCGACATCGTAGCCGCCCAGTCCGGCCTGCCCTTTGCCCTGTGCGAACCAGTGGCCTTCGCCATTTTCATCATCGGCTCCCTGGCCGAGACCAAGCGCATTCCCTTTGATCTGCCCGAAGCCGAAAACGAGCTGCAGGCCGGGTTTCACACCGAATATTCCGGCATGCGCTTTGCGCTGTTCTTCGTTGGCGAATACGTCAACATGGTTCTTTTAGGGGCGGTGACCGCCGTGTTCTTCCTGGGCGGCTGGCATGGGCCGTTTCTCCCGCCCATTGTCTGGCTGGCCGTCAAAGTGCTGGCCGTGCCGGTCTTTCTCATCTGGACCCGGGCCTCGCTGCCGCGCCTGCGCTACGATCAGTTGATGGCCCTTGGCTGGAAGGCGCTCGTGCCCCTGGCTCTCCTCAATATTCTCGTCACCGGCGCGCTGCTGGTCCTAAACGCCTAA